Proteins encoded in a region of the Pseudomonas syringae KCTC 12500 genome:
- a CDS encoding cupin domain-containing protein codes for MEKFDIHRKTRFDSLVHEYGLDGSRLLPWEGYPMPFAGGWCVVRPGTCSEAHTQIDQEIFIAIKGSARLVVGDRQMDFTVGDIAAIPKHTNHYVINDSAEDFHFYVVWWDMNYVNAFVAQHSETTGCLDE; via the coding sequence ATGGAAAAGTTCGATATACACCGTAAAACCCGATTCGACTCGTTGGTACATGAGTACGGTCTGGATGGCAGCCGCCTGCTGCCGTGGGAAGGCTATCCGATGCCGTTTGCTGGCGGCTGGTGCGTGGTTCGTCCGGGCACCTGCAGCGAGGCACACACCCAGATCGATCAGGAAATCTTCATTGCCATCAAGGGCAGTGCGCGTCTGGTTGTCGGTGACCGGCAGATGGATTTCACCGTTGGCGATATCGCCGCCATTCCGAAACACACCAACCATTACGTCATCAACGATTCCGCCGAGGACTTCCACTTTTATGTGGTCTGGTGGGACATGAACTACGTCAACGCGTTCGTGGCGCAGCACAGCGAGACCACGGGGTGCCTCGATGAGTAA
- a CDS encoding site-specific integrase gives MPHDPHTDKDARVVSQPSLPDVNKPLRLYLDRLAPSSRLTMTYVLQDAADRLGMADVDIHDIPWHTLQPGHVTALVATLRQDDYAPNTTSLYVNAIRGVMNEAWRHDLISHDQLLKIRSIKPVSGTRLVKGRNIRRTLIRELMEACAADPRPQGRRDAAIIAILYGSGMRKSESVNLDISQIDFAERSLRVLGKGNKQLIKYAPEWAFKALNDWLELRRSCLPPGQGDDPFLFNRIRRGSHITRDRITKHAIYFIAKQRGRQVGVNIMPHDFRRSFITRVIEEFDLSIAQKLAHHTHISTTASYDMRSDNERRNVVDRFDL, from the coding sequence ATGCCGCACGACCCTCACACTGATAAGGACGCACGCGTCGTCAGCCAGCCTTCGCTGCCCGACGTCAACAAGCCGCTGCGCCTCTACCTCGACCGCCTGGCACCTTCAAGCCGCCTGACCATGACCTACGTTCTGCAGGATGCGGCAGACCGGCTGGGCATGGCTGACGTCGATATTCATGATATTCCCTGGCATACCCTGCAACCTGGCCACGTTACCGCGCTGGTCGCAACGCTGCGTCAGGATGACTACGCGCCCAATACCACCTCGCTGTATGTGAACGCCATTCGCGGGGTGATGAACGAAGCCTGGCGACACGACCTGATAAGCCACGATCAATTGCTGAAAATCCGCTCCATCAAACCGGTCAGCGGCACGCGATTGGTCAAGGGCCGCAACATCCGTCGCACGCTGATTCGTGAGTTGATGGAAGCCTGTGCTGCCGACCCCAGGCCGCAAGGGCGTCGCGATGCCGCGATCATTGCCATTCTGTATGGCTCGGGGATGCGCAAGTCCGAGTCGGTCAACCTCGACATTTCCCAGATCGATTTCGCCGAGCGCAGCCTGCGGGTGCTGGGCAAAGGCAACAAGCAACTGATCAAGTACGCCCCCGAATGGGCCTTCAAGGCGCTGAACGACTGGCTGGAGTTGCGCCGCTCGTGCCTCCCGCCTGGGCAGGGCGACGACCCGTTCCTGTTCAACCGGATCCGCCGTGGCAGCCATATCACCCGCGACAGAATCACCAAGCACGCCATTTACTTCATCGCCAAGCAGCGCGGGCGCCAGGTGGGCGTGAACATCATGCCCCACGATTTTCGACGTTCGTTCATCACCCGGGTGATCGAAGAGTTCGATCTGTCGATTGCCCAGAAGCTCGCGCATCACACGCATATCTCGACCACCGCCAGTTACGACATGCGCAGTGACAACGAGCGGCGCAACGTTGTGGACCGGTTTGATCTTTAA
- a CDS encoding antitoxin Xre/MbcA/ParS toxin-binding domain-containing protein encodes MIPSSASKTTGRREAAASFWLLTHQLSQRSEAERLTNIQAGFAPRWIRAVREALALGPRQMEALFNASISTLERRQRQQQSLDLVASERLDRVAMIASHALQVFATPERAGQWLVARNTSFGGRTPLQLCETGLGTTQVHRTLVELEYASADAP; translated from the coding sequence TTGATTCCTTCCTCTGCCAGCAAAACAACTGGCCGTCGTGAAGCGGCGGCCAGTTTCTGGTTGCTGACCCACCAGCTCAGTCAGCGCAGCGAAGCCGAACGCCTGACGAACATTCAGGCGGGCTTTGCGCCGCGCTGGATCCGTGCAGTGCGGGAAGCGCTGGCCCTTGGCCCCCGGCAAATGGAAGCGCTGTTCAACGCATCGATTTCAACCCTCGAACGGCGTCAGCGCCAGCAGCAGTCACTGGATCTGGTGGCCTCCGAACGCCTGGACCGTGTGGCGATGATTGCCAGCCACGCCCTGCAGGTGTTTGCAACGCCCGAGCGTGCCGGCCAATGGCTGGTTGCCCGCAACACCTCATTCGGCGGTCGCACGCCGTTGCAATTATGCGAAACCGGGCTCGGCACGACGCAAGTGCATCGCACACTGGTCGAACTCGAGTATGCCAGTGCCGACGCGCCGTGA
- a CDS encoding MDR family oxidoreductase: protein MFKGILIDKDEAGYHVNLTDIDEARLPSGDVTINVSHSTLNYKDALAITGQSPIVRSFPMVPGIDLAGTVEASDTPEFKVGDKVLLNGWGVGEGHWGGLAQKARLKSEWLIPLPQAFTPAQAMAIGTAGYTAMLSVLTLENHGLTPEHGDVLVTGGNGGVGSFAIAILARLGYRVIASTGRASESDYLQQLGAAQIIDRQTLSQPGRPLAKEQWAAAVDSVGSHTLANVCAGIRYRGMVAACGLAQGMEFPGSVAPFILRGVTLAGIDSVTRPRADRLEAWSRLASDLDMSLLPLISREVGLSEVIDLAPQLIGGHVRGRIVVDTAR from the coding sequence ATGTTCAAGGGCATCTTGATCGACAAGGATGAGGCGGGATACCACGTCAATCTGACCGACATCGACGAAGCGCGGCTGCCCTCGGGCGACGTGACGATCAACGTGTCGCACAGCACGCTCAACTATAAGGACGCGCTGGCGATCACCGGTCAGAGCCCGATCGTGCGCAGCTTCCCGATGGTGCCGGGTATTGACCTGGCCGGTACGGTCGAAGCCAGCGATACCCCTGAGTTCAAGGTCGGGGACAAGGTTCTGCTCAATGGCTGGGGCGTCGGCGAAGGGCATTGGGGCGGCCTGGCGCAAAAGGCCCGACTCAAGAGCGAGTGGCTCATTCCTCTGCCACAGGCCTTCACGCCGGCGCAGGCGATGGCCATCGGCACGGCGGGCTACACCGCGATGCTCAGTGTCCTGACATTGGAAAATCACGGTTTGACGCCTGAACATGGCGATGTGCTGGTTACCGGCGGCAATGGTGGGGTCGGCAGCTTTGCCATCGCCATCCTGGCCAGACTCGGCTATCGGGTCATTGCATCCACCGGGCGGGCCTCGGAAAGCGACTACCTGCAGCAACTCGGCGCGGCACAGATCATTGATCGGCAAACCCTCTCGCAGCCTGGGCGACCGCTGGCCAAGGAGCAATGGGCGGCGGCAGTCGACTCTGTCGGCAGCCATACACTGGCCAACGTGTGCGCCGGTATTCGTTATCGCGGCATGGTGGCGGCCTGTGGTCTGGCGCAGGGCATGGAGTTTCCGGGGTCGGTTGCGCCGTTCATTCTGCGCGGCGTCACGCTGGCGGGTATCGACAGCGTGACCCGCCCGCGCGCGGATCGGCTGGAAGCCTGGTCGAGGCTGGCGAGCGACCTGGACATGTCATTGTTGCCGCTGATCAGCCGTGAAGTCGGCTTGAGCGAGGTGATCGACCTCGCGCCGCAATTGATCGGAGGTCATGTTCGTGGGCGGATCGTGGTGGATACTGCACGCTGA
- a CDS encoding TetR/AcrR family transcriptional regulator, with protein MTQPTIPLPTPSLARPRRPGRPPKVDRDNLETREALLRRGLEVLTEQSFSATGLDYILKEVGIPKGSFYHYFPSKEAFGRAVLDEYARYFAQRLDHWLLDEALSPLERLVGFVQSAKGGMARHDYRRGCMVGNLGQEISLLPDGFREVLEQTLLDWQSKLAGCLRAAQSMGELAADADCDELAAFFWIGWEGAVLRARLVKSATPLNTFIAGYLRGLPQ; from the coding sequence ATGACTCAGCCAACGATCCCGCTACCTACTCCCTCACTCGCCAGGCCCCGGCGTCCCGGCCGGCCGCCGAAGGTTGATCGCGATAACCTCGAGACCCGCGAGGCGCTGCTGCGTCGCGGTCTGGAAGTGCTCACCGAGCAGAGCTTTTCTGCCACGGGGCTGGATTACATCCTCAAGGAAGTCGGCATTCCCAAAGGTTCGTTCTATCACTACTTCCCCAGCAAGGAGGCCTTTGGCCGGGCGGTGCTGGATGAGTACGCGCGCTATTTCGCGCAGCGGCTCGACCACTGGCTGCTGGATGAAGCGCTTTCGCCACTGGAACGACTGGTCGGCTTTGTGCAGAGCGCCAAGGGCGGTATGGCGCGACACGACTATCGACGCGGTTGCATGGTCGGCAATTTGGGCCAGGAAATCAGTCTGTTACCGGACGGATTTCGCGAGGTACTGGAACAGACGCTGCTGGACTGGCAGTCGAAACTGGCGGGTTGTCTTAGGGCTGCGCAGTCAATGGGCGAATTGGCCGCAGACGCTGATTGCGATGAGCTGGCCGCGTTTTTCTGGATCGGCTGGGAAGGCGCAGTGCTGCGTGCCCGACTGGTTAAAAGCGCTACACCATTGAACACGTTCATTGCCGGCTACCTTCGCGGTTTGCCGCAATGA
- a CDS encoding NAD(P)H-dependent flavin oxidoreductase, with protein sequence MSQWPDSRIIELFAIELPLLQAPMAGASGSQMAIAVAQAGGLGALPCAMLTPEKIDQEVATFRQRTGNAPLNLNFFCHQPPAYDAERAERWKQSLKPYYEELGADFDAPTPVSNRAPFDSDSCALIERLRPEVVSFHFGLPQPSLLDRVRATGAKIISSATTVEEAIWLEQHGCDAVIAMGYEAGGHRGLFLSDHLHTQVGTFALVPQIADATSIPVIAAGGIADGRGVAAAFVLGASAVQIGTAYLFCPEASVSALHRQVLHDASGSQTALTNLFTGRPARGIVNRLMREAGPISPLAPAFPLAGGALMQLRAQAEKLGSSDFVNLWAGQAVGIKHRLGATELTRQLAENALKILSPR encoded by the coding sequence ATGAGCCAATGGCCAGATAGCCGCATCATTGAACTGTTCGCCATCGAACTGCCGCTGTTGCAAGCTCCCATGGCGGGCGCCAGCGGATCGCAGATGGCCATTGCTGTGGCTCAGGCTGGCGGCTTGGGGGCATTGCCCTGCGCCATGCTCACCCCTGAGAAAATCGACCAGGAAGTCGCGACTTTCAGGCAACGGACCGGCAACGCCCCGCTGAACCTGAATTTTTTCTGCCATCAGCCTCCTGCCTACGATGCCGAGCGCGCCGAACGCTGGAAGCAGTCGCTCAAGCCCTATTACGAGGAATTAGGTGCCGATTTCGATGCGCCGACACCGGTCTCTAACCGCGCGCCCTTCGACAGCGACAGCTGCGCATTGATCGAGCGCTTGAGGCCGGAAGTGGTGAGTTTCCATTTCGGCCTTCCGCAGCCATCATTACTGGATCGGGTCCGTGCCACGGGTGCAAAGATCATCTCGTCAGCCACCACGGTCGAGGAAGCTATCTGGCTGGAGCAACACGGCTGCGACGCGGTGATTGCCATGGGCTACGAAGCAGGCGGCCATCGGGGGCTGTTCCTCAGCGATCACCTGCACACCCAGGTCGGCACCTTTGCATTGGTCCCGCAAATCGCTGACGCGACAAGCATCCCGGTCATCGCCGCAGGTGGTATCGCGGACGGTCGCGGTGTAGCGGCGGCATTTGTCCTGGGCGCTTCGGCGGTACAGATCGGAACCGCATATCTGTTCTGCCCGGAAGCCAGCGTCAGCGCCCTGCATCGCCAGGTGCTGCACGATGCCTCGGGCAGCCAGACCGCGCTGACCAACCTCTTCACCGGGCGTCCGGCGCGAGGCATCGTCAACCGGCTCATGCGCGAAGCCGGCCCCATCAGCCCGCTCGCCCCGGCGTTTCCGCTGGCAGGCGGTGCCTTGATGCAGCTGCGCGCGCAGGCGGAAAAACTGGGCAGCAGTGACTTCGTGAACCTCTGGGCAGGCCAGGCAGTCGGCATCAAACATCGGCTGGGAGCCACCGAACTGACGCGGCAACTGGCTGAAAATGCGCTGAAAATTCTGTCTCCGCGATAA
- the modA gene encoding molybdate ABC transporter substrate-binding protein: protein MRTTTLRAILKFSVLAFTASGAAHASADEVQVAVAANFTAPIKAIATDFEKDTGHKLVAAFGATGQIYTQIKNGAPFEVFLSADDSTPAKLEQEGDTVKGSRFTYAVGTLALWSAKDGYVDSKGQVLKTNQYQHLSIANPKTAPYGLAATQVLSKLGLTEATKAKIVEGQSITQAYQFVSTGNAELGFVALSQVYKDGKLTSGSAWIVPDDLHDPIKQDAVILNKGKDSAAAKALVEYLKGPKAAEIIKSFGYQL from the coding sequence ATGCGAACGACCACGCTACGCGCCATTCTCAAGTTCTCCGTGCTGGCCTTTACCGCCTCTGGCGCAGCCCATGCGTCTGCCGACGAAGTGCAAGTCGCCGTGGCGGCCAATTTCACCGCGCCGATCAAGGCGATCGCCACTGACTTCGAGAAGGACACCGGCCACAAACTCGTCGCCGCGTTTGGCGCTACCGGTCAGATCTATACGCAGATCAAGAATGGCGCGCCGTTCGAGGTATTCCTCTCGGCTGACGACTCCACTCCGGCAAAACTCGAGCAGGAAGGCGACACCGTCAAGGGTTCGCGCTTCACCTACGCGGTCGGAACACTGGCGTTGTGGTCAGCCAAGGATGGTTATGTCGACAGCAAGGGCCAAGTGCTCAAGACCAATCAGTATCAACACTTGTCCATCGCCAACCCCAAAACCGCGCCGTACGGCCTCGCGGCGACTCAAGTACTGAGCAAACTGGGCCTGACCGAAGCCACCAAAGCCAAGATCGTCGAAGGTCAGAGCATTACCCAGGCCTACCAGTTCGTCTCCACCGGCAATGCCGAGCTGGGTTTCGTGGCCCTGTCGCAGGTCTACAAGGATGGCAAGCTGACCAGCGGCTCGGCCTGGATCGTACCGGATGACCTGCATGACCCGATCAAGCAGGACGCGGTCATCCTCAACAAAGGCAAGGACAGCGCCGCTGCCAAGGCGCTGGTCGAGTACCTCAAAGGTCCGAAAGCCGCCGAGATCATCAAGTCCTTCGGATATCAGCTGTAA
- the modB gene encoding molybdate ABC transporter permease subunit has product MPLGSADIAAIWLTLKLASLTTVILLIIGTPIALWLARTDSWLKGPIGAVVALPLVLPPTVIGFYLLLLLGPNGAVGQLTQSLGLGTLTFSFAGLVIGSVLYSMPFVVQPLQNAFAAIGTRPLEVAATLRAGPWDTFFHVILPLAKPGFITAAILGFAHTVGEFGVVLMIGGNIPEKTRVVSVQIFDHVESMEYLQAHWLAGAMLVFSFLVLLALYSSGKSRTGWS; this is encoded by the coding sequence ATGCCGCTGGGGAGTGCCGACATCGCGGCGATCTGGCTGACGCTGAAACTCGCGTCGCTGACCACCGTCATCCTGCTGATCATCGGCACGCCCATCGCGCTGTGGCTGGCGCGCACTGATTCATGGCTGAAGGGGCCGATTGGCGCAGTGGTCGCCCTGCCCCTGGTGCTGCCGCCAACCGTTATCGGTTTTTACCTGTTGCTGCTGCTCGGCCCCAACGGCGCGGTGGGTCAGCTCACACAAAGCCTGGGGCTGGGTACGCTGACTTTCAGCTTTGCCGGGCTGGTGATCGGCTCGGTTCTGTATTCGATGCCTTTTGTCGTGCAGCCGCTGCAGAACGCGTTCGCAGCGATCGGCACCCGCCCTCTGGAGGTGGCGGCCACCTTACGGGCGGGGCCTTGGGACACCTTTTTTCACGTGATTCTGCCTCTGGCCAAGCCGGGGTTTATCACCGCGGCCATCCTCGGGTTCGCGCACACGGTCGGCGAGTTCGGTGTGGTCCTGATGATCGGCGGCAATATTCCCGAGAAAACCCGTGTGGTGTCGGTGCAGATTTTCGATCACGTCGAATCCATGGAGTACCTGCAAGCGCACTGGCTGGCCGGCGCGATGCTGGTCTTTTCCTTTCTGGTGCTGTTGGCGTTGTATTCCAGCGGAAAATCCAGAACGGGATGGAGCTGA
- the modC gene encoding molybdenum ABC transporter ATP-binding protein — translation MASPIEVRLQMAYPDFTVRTDLSLPGSGITALFGPSGSGKTTCLRCIAGLEKADQGFIRVHDEVWQDTEKGIFLTPHKRAIGYVFQEASLFAHLSVRDNLEFGMKRIPRQQRRIQLPQASELLGIDHLLQRNPDKLSGGERQRVGIARALLTSPRLMLLDEPLAALDTRRKSEILPYLERLHRELDIPMLYVSHAQDEVARLADHLVLLDAGNVLASGPIQETLARLDLPLAMGSDAGVVIEGTVSAYDQHYQLLTVTLPDSKLSMRVAHAQMQVGTLLRIKVQARDVSLNLQPDYQSSILNRLPVTVIEEALADNSAHVLVKLDAGGTPLLARITRYSSDQLNLHRGQSLWAQIKAVAVLA, via the coding sequence ATGGCGTCGCCTATAGAAGTTCGCCTGCAGATGGCCTACCCGGATTTCACCGTCCGTACCGACCTGAGCCTCCCGGGGTCGGGCATTACCGCGCTGTTCGGGCCTTCCGGCTCGGGCAAGACGACCTGCCTGCGCTGCATCGCTGGTCTGGAAAAAGCCGATCAGGGCTTCATCCGCGTTCACGATGAAGTCTGGCAGGACACCGAAAAAGGTATTTTCCTGACTCCGCACAAGCGGGCGATCGGCTACGTGTTTCAGGAAGCCAGCCTGTTCGCGCATCTGTCGGTGCGGGACAACCTGGAGTTCGGGATGAAACGTATCCCGCGCCAGCAGCGCCGCATTCAACTGCCGCAGGCCAGCGAACTGCTCGGCATCGATCACCTGCTGCAGCGCAACCCTGACAAGCTGTCCGGTGGAGAGCGCCAGCGCGTGGGCATCGCCCGCGCCCTGCTGACCAGCCCGCGGCTGATGCTGCTCGATGAGCCGTTGGCGGCGCTGGACACCCGGCGCAAAAGTGAAATTCTGCCGTACCTGGAGCGCCTGCACCGGGAACTGGACATCCCCATGCTGTACGTCAGCCATGCTCAGGATGAAGTCGCACGCCTGGCGGACCACCTGGTGCTGCTCGACGCAGGCAACGTGCTGGCCAGCGGTCCGATCCAAGAAACCCTGGCGCGGCTGGACCTTCCGCTGGCGATGGGCAGTGATGCGGGGGTGGTCATCGAAGGCACGGTCAGCGCCTATGATCAGCATTACCAATTGCTCACCGTGACCCTGCCCGACAGCAAGCTGAGCATGCGCGTCGCTCACGCGCAGATGCAGGTCGGCACCCTGCTGCGCATCAAGGTCCAGGCCCGTGACGTCAGCCTCAACCTGCAACCCGATTACCAGAGCAGCATCCTCAACCGCTTGCCGGTCACGGTGATAGAAGAAGCACTGGCCGACAATTCGGCACACGTGCTGGTCAAGCTGGACGCTGGCGGCACGCCGCTGCTCGCGCGCATCACTCGCTATTCCAGCGACCAACTGAACCTGCACAGAGGCCAGTCGCTCTGGGCGCAGATCAAGGCAGTCGCGGTGCTGGCCTGA
- a CDS encoding DNA topoisomerase IB has product MPDSTAISQPASELHYVDDTQPGLTRKVLRGKFAYFDTQGQRIKDDSEIKRINALAVPPAYTEVWICADPLGHLQATGRDARGRKQYRYHPRWREIRDQDKYSRLIEFGHALPKVRKQIEAQLAQPGMGREKVMATVISLLDATLIRIGNSQYAKENRSYGLTTLRNKHVEVKGGQILFEFRGKSGVEHKVSVKDRRLANVIKRCMELPGQNLFQYLDEDGVRHAVTSSDINAYLQSLTGSDFTAKDYRTWAASALALATLQKLHWEPEADAKRHIVDMVKAVSKQLGNTPAICRKCYIHPAVLEGFLLGNLAKLPRSRQRKGLRLEEVALASYLRILADKVEAVVNDAVVKDSKA; this is encoded by the coding sequence ATGCCTGACTCGACTGCCATCAGCCAGCCCGCCAGTGAACTGCATTACGTAGATGACACTCAACCGGGCCTCACACGCAAGGTACTGCGCGGCAAATTCGCGTACTTCGACACTCAGGGTCAGCGCATCAAGGACGACTCGGAGATCAAGCGCATTAACGCTCTGGCAGTGCCGCCCGCCTACACCGAAGTGTGGATTTGCGCCGACCCGCTGGGTCACCTGCAGGCCACCGGTCGCGACGCCCGCGGGCGCAAGCAGTATCGCTACCATCCGCGCTGGCGCGAAATACGTGATCAGGACAAATACTCGCGGCTGATCGAGTTCGGCCATGCGCTGCCCAAAGTGCGTAAGCAGATCGAAGCACAGCTCGCCCAGCCGGGCATGGGCCGGGAAAAAGTCATGGCGACGGTCATCTCATTGCTGGACGCGACCTTGATCCGCATCGGTAACAGCCAGTACGCCAAGGAAAACCGCTCTTACGGCCTGACCACCCTGCGCAACAAGCACGTCGAAGTCAAAGGCGGCCAGATCCTCTTCGAGTTCCGCGGCAAGAGTGGCGTCGAGCATAAAGTCAGCGTCAAGGATCGACGTCTGGCCAACGTGATCAAACGCTGCATGGAGTTGCCCGGACAAAACCTCTTCCAGTACCTGGACGAAGACGGCGTGCGCCACGCGGTGACCTCATCGGATATCAATGCCTACCTGCAAAGCCTCACCGGCTCGGACTTCACCGCCAAGGACTACCGAACCTGGGCGGCCAGCGCGCTGGCGCTGGCAACATTGCAAAAACTACACTGGGAGCCAGAAGCCGACGCCAAACGGCACATCGTCGACATGGTCAAGGCAGTCTCGAAACAACTGGGCAACACCCCCGCCATCTGCCGAAAATGCTACATCCACCCGGCGGTCCTGGAAGGTTTTCTGCTCGGCAACCTGGCCAAACTCCCCCGCTCCCGACAACGCAAAGGCCTGCGCCTGGAAGAAGTTGCCCTGGCGAGCTACCTGCGAATACTGGCTGACAAGGTCGAGGCCGTGGTGAACGATGCGGTGGTGAAAGACAGCAAAGCCTGA
- a CDS encoding SGNH/GDSL hydrolase family protein: MSLLVNPIPRRQPIRRGLGLLGDSLSGNCHTIAATVFGTEVYGYAAWIAARTGLFPSYVDNQGKVGDHTGQFLARLPTCITSSTADLWMLPSRTNDSTTAGMTLADSKANVMKIVMAFLNTPGKYLIVGTGTPRFGNRALTGQALADAIAYKDWVLNYVSQFVLVVNIWDGFTEAMTVEGLHPNLLGAEFISSRVVPIITANFEFPGIPLPADAGDIYSAIRPFGCLNANPLLAGTGGALPAGVNAVAGSMLADGYKAVGSGLAGITTRWYKEPAAYGEAQCIELRGNMAAAGGYIYMQPTANLVQTNLAAGDVIEMVSAVEIIGSSRGILAWEAELTITKTVSGAASTFYYRSMDKYQEPFTMPASFSGALETQRGTIDLSETVITSRMGLYLAAGVPQDSTVKVAQFGIRKV; the protein is encoded by the coding sequence ATGAGCCTTCTGGTCAATCCCATCCCACGCCGCCAACCCATCCGGCGCGGTCTGGGCCTGCTCGGCGATAGCTTATCGGGCAACTGCCACACCATCGCGGCGACGGTGTTCGGCACCGAGGTCTATGGCTATGCGGCCTGGATCGCGGCGCGCACCGGCCTGTTCCCGAGCTACGTCGACAATCAGGGCAAGGTCGGCGACCACACCGGTCAATTCCTGGCTCGCCTGCCGACCTGCATCACTTCATCCACCGCCGACCTGTGGATGCTGCCATCCCGAACCAACGACAGCACGACTGCGGGCATGACGCTGGCGGACTCCAAAGCCAACGTGATGAAGATCGTGATGGCTTTCCTCAACACGCCGGGCAAGTACCTAATCGTTGGCACCGGCACGCCGCGCTTCGGCAACAGGGCGCTTACCGGGCAGGCGCTGGCCGATGCGATCGCTTACAAAGACTGGGTGTTGAACTACGTCAGCCAGTTCGTGCTGGTGGTGAACATCTGGGACGGCTTCACCGAGGCAATGACCGTTGAAGGCCTGCACCCGAACCTCCTGGGTGCCGAGTTCATCAGTTCGCGGGTGGTGCCGATCATCACCGCCAACTTCGAGTTTCCCGGCATCCCGCTGCCCGCGGACGCCGGCGACATCTACTCGGCCATTCGCCCGTTCGGCTGCCTCAATGCCAACCCTTTGCTGGCGGGCACTGGCGGCGCGCTACCGGCAGGCGTGAATGCCGTGGCCGGGTCGATGCTGGCGGACGGCTACAAGGCTGTGGGCTCTGGCCTGGCCGGGATCACCACTCGTTGGTACAAGGAGCCTGCCGCCTATGGTGAGGCGCAGTGCATCGAGCTGCGTGGCAACATGGCGGCGGCGGGCGGCTACATCTACATGCAACCCACGGCCAACTTGGTACAGACCAACCTGGCGGCTGGCGACGTTATCGAAATGGTATCGGCGGTAGAAATCATAGGTTCGTCGCGCGGCATTCTGGCTTGGGAGGCTGAATTGACCATCACCAAGACCGTCAGCGGTGCTGCGTCCACGTTCTACTATCGGTCGATGGACAAGTACCAAGAGCCGTTCACCATGCCGGCCAGCTTTTCCGGGGCGTTGGAAACGCAGCGCGGCACGATTGACCTGAGTGAAACCGTGATCACCTCGCGTATGGGCCTGTACCTGGCAGCAGGCGTGCCGCAGGACTCGACGGTCAAGGTCGCGCAGTTCGGGATACGCAAGGTGTAG